One window from the genome of Cucumis melo cultivar AY chromosome 12, USDA_Cmelo_AY_1.0, whole genome shotgun sequence encodes:
- the LOC103484534 gene encoding squamosa promoter-binding-like protein 13A, with translation MASSTSGSSKRARGTHNGNTQPVSCLVDGCNSDLSNCRDYHRRHKVCELHSKTPQVTIAGLKQRFCQQCSRFHSLEEFDEGKRSCRKRLDGHNRRRRKPQTDLLPRSAAGPFSYHQGPPLLPFTSSQVFPSTTVSSHGWSSGGSDNATDPGVHHNRNPQLNFLEKQQSIFVETSDQTNNINNYKASPPLGLLHGGGGGSERNKMIYDRFRIGINESDCALSLLSSPQTQIQSDHQPQQQQQQQRNAAISLLHPLSTTHQNAFDNSSDTSSSSVQISNDTHHHHHHHHHHHHPHGVLNFSGIFGISSDNPGNQSPSTLPFHWE, from the exons ATGGCATCATCAACCTCAGGATCATCAAAGAGAGCCAGAGGAACTCATAATGGTAACACTCAACCAGTTTCTTGTCTTGTAGATGGATGCAATTCAGATCTAAGCAACTGTAGAGATTACCATAGACGCCATAAAGTTTGTGAGCTCCATTCAAAGACTCCTCAAGTTACAATTGCTGGCTTGAAACAGAGATTTTGCCAGCAGTGTAGTAG GTTTCATTCACTTGAGGAATTTGACGAAGGAAAGAGAAGCTGTCGGAAACGGCTCGATGGCCATAACCGGCGACGGAGGAAGCCTCAGACTGACCTCTTGCCTCGATCTGCTGCCGGTCCTTTCTCCTATCATCAAg gaCCCCCGTTGTTGCCATTTACGAGCTCTCAAGTGTTTCCATCAACCACCGTGAGTAGCCACGGGTGGTCGTCCGGAGGCAGCGACAACGCAACGGATCCCGGCGTCCACCACAACCGGAACCCACAACTAAATTTCTTGGAAAAACAGCAGAGCATATTTGTAGAAACATCCGACCAAACCAACAACATCAACAACTACAAAGCCTCGCCCCCGTTAGGGCTTTTGCACGGCGGAGGAGGCGGCAGCGAAAGGAACAAGATGATATACGACAGATTCAGAATTGGGATTAATGAATCAGATTGTGCTCTCTCTCTTCTGTCATCACCACAGACACAGATTCAGAGTGATCATCAGCCacaacaacaacagcaacagCAACGTAACGCCGCCATTTCTTTGCTCCATCCATTAAGTACTACCCATCAAAATGCTTTCGACAATTCTTCCgatacttcttcttcttctgttcAGATTTCAAATGACACTCATCACCATCATCACCatcaccatcatcatcatcatcctcATGGAGTTCTTAATTTCTCCGGGATCTTTGGAATTTCTTCCGACAATCCTGGAAATCAATCCCCTTCTACTCTTCCTTTTCATTGGGAGTAG
- the LOC103484527 gene encoding truncated transcription factor CAULIFLOWER D-like isoform X1, translating to MGRGKVELKRIENPTSRQVTFSKRRNGLLKKAYELSVLCDAQVALLIFSPSGKAYQFSSHDMDGTLARYRTDVGLPQSNHPHSRALFWKSEMEDMKRSISSLEARLRHFVGEDLEPLSVKELKQLERQMSVGIERIRSKKRRFLAEHINLLKRKYKGLQEEHSRLQKRLNQLKDVVVTTSSRISDANPTSALEMEFQVDGLLI from the exons atGGGAAGAGGTAAAGTTGAGCTGAAGAGAATTGAAAATCCGACAAGTCGGCAAGTGACATTCTCGAAGCGTCGGAATGGACTTTTGAAGAAAGCTTATGAACTCTCTGTTCTTTGTGATGCCCAAGTTGCCCTTCTCATCTTTTCCCCTTCCGGCAAAGCCTACCAATTCTCTAGCCATGA CATGGATGGAACCCTAGCAAGGTATAGGACTGACGTCGGGCTACCACAATCCAACCATCCACATTCACGAGCTCTG TTTTGGAAGAGTGAGATGGAGGATATGAAAAGATCAATAAGCAGCTTGGAGGCAAGATTAAG ACACTTTGTTGGAGAGGATCTCGAACCGTTGAGCGTGAAGGAGTTAAAACAGTTAGAAAGGCAAATGAGCGTAGGAATTGAACGCATTCGCTCTAAAAAG AGACGTTTCCTAGCAGAGCATATAAACCTGTTGAAAAGGAAG TATAAGGGTTTGCAAGAGGAGCACAGCCGTCTTCAGAAAAGA TTGAATCAGCTTAAGGATGTGGTTGTCACAACTTCTTCAAGAATCTCAGATGCTAATCCTACCTCTGCACTTGAAAT GGAATTTCAGGTGGATGGCTTACTAATTTAA
- the LOC103484527 gene encoding truncated transcription factor CAULIFLOWER D-like isoform X2: protein MGRGKVELKRIENPTSRQVTFSKRRNGLLKKAYELSVLCDAQVALLIFSPSGKAYQFSSHDMDGTLARYRTDVGLPQSNHPHSRALFWKSEMEDMKRSISSLEARLRHFVGEDLEPLSVKELKQLERQMSVGIERIRSKKRRFLAEHINLLKRKYKGLQEEHSRLQKRLKDVVVTTSSRISDANPTSALEMEFQVDGLLI, encoded by the exons atGGGAAGAGGTAAAGTTGAGCTGAAGAGAATTGAAAATCCGACAAGTCGGCAAGTGACATTCTCGAAGCGTCGGAATGGACTTTTGAAGAAAGCTTATGAACTCTCTGTTCTTTGTGATGCCCAAGTTGCCCTTCTCATCTTTTCCCCTTCCGGCAAAGCCTACCAATTCTCTAGCCATGA CATGGATGGAACCCTAGCAAGGTATAGGACTGACGTCGGGCTACCACAATCCAACCATCCACATTCACGAGCTCTG TTTTGGAAGAGTGAGATGGAGGATATGAAAAGATCAATAAGCAGCTTGGAGGCAAGATTAAG ACACTTTGTTGGAGAGGATCTCGAACCGTTGAGCGTGAAGGAGTTAAAACAGTTAGAAAGGCAAATGAGCGTAGGAATTGAACGCATTCGCTCTAAAAAG AGACGTTTCCTAGCAGAGCATATAAACCTGTTGAAAAGGAAG TATAAGGGTTTGCAAGAGGAGCACAGCCGTCTTCAGAAAAGA CTTAAGGATGTGGTTGTCACAACTTCTTCAAGAATCTCAGATGCTAATCCTACCTCTGCACTTGAAAT GGAATTTCAGGTGGATGGCTTACTAATTTAA
- the LOC103484527 gene encoding agamous-like MADS-box protein MADS3 isoform X3, which produces MGRGKVELKRIENPTSRQVTFSKRRNGLLKKAYELSVLCDAQVALLIFSPSGKAYQFSSHDMDGTLARYRTDVGLPQSNHPHSRALFWKSEMEDMKRSISSLEARLRHFVGEDLEPLSVKELKQLERQMSVGIERIRSKKILSSSLSCFKFFITVCVSIHVNFFD; this is translated from the exons atGGGAAGAGGTAAAGTTGAGCTGAAGAGAATTGAAAATCCGACAAGTCGGCAAGTGACATTCTCGAAGCGTCGGAATGGACTTTTGAAGAAAGCTTATGAACTCTCTGTTCTTTGTGATGCCCAAGTTGCCCTTCTCATCTTTTCCCCTTCCGGCAAAGCCTACCAATTCTCTAGCCATGA CATGGATGGAACCCTAGCAAGGTATAGGACTGACGTCGGGCTACCACAATCCAACCATCCACATTCACGAGCTCTG TTTTGGAAGAGTGAGATGGAGGATATGAAAAGATCAATAAGCAGCTTGGAGGCAAGATTAAG ACACTTTGTTGGAGAGGATCTCGAACCGTTGAGCGTGAAGGAGTTAAAACAGTTAGAAAGGCAAATGAGCGTAGGAATTGAACGCATTCGCTCTAAAAAG ATCTTGAGTTCATCTTTATCgtgtttcaaattttttatcacAGTATGTGTGTCTATACATGTAAATTTCTTTGATTAA